One genomic segment of Geoalkalibacter sp. includes these proteins:
- a CDS encoding HD domain-containing protein encodes MKNLANFFFEAGMLKRTPRTGFQFLGSGAESVAEHIFRATLIGYSLARLDGGVDVGRVLALCLFHDIPEARTGDLNYVNKKYVQADEARAVDDLARTLPFGDDYRALLAEFAAGETPEARIAHDADQLEMILALKEYKDLGNRYADEWYPFAVRRLRTESAKRLAETIWATDSTRWWFDENSDWWVRGRK; translated from the coding sequence ATGAAAAATCTCGCCAATTTCTTTTTCGAAGCCGGCATGCTCAAGCGCACCCCGCGCACCGGTTTTCAGTTTCTCGGTTCGGGCGCCGAATCGGTGGCCGAGCACATCTTTCGCGCCACCCTCATCGGCTATTCCCTGGCCCGTCTGGATGGCGGCGTCGATGTGGGGCGGGTGCTGGCCCTGTGCCTGTTTCACGACATCCCCGAGGCGCGCACCGGCGATCTCAACTACGTCAACAAGAAATACGTGCAGGCCGATGAGGCACGCGCCGTGGACGATCTCGCCCGCACCCTGCCTTTCGGCGACGACTATCGCGCCCTGCTCGCCGAGTTCGCCGCCGGCGAGACACCCGAGGCGCGCATCGCCCACGACGCCGACCAGTTGGAGATGATTCTCGCGCTCAAGGAATACAAGGATCTCGGCAACCGCTACGCCGACGAATGGTATCCCTTCGCGGTGCGGCGCCTGCGCACCGAGAGCGCCAAGCGGCTGGCCGAAACCATCTGGGCCACGGATTCGACGCGCTGGTGGTTCGACGAGAACAGCGACTGGTGGGTGCGTGGACGCAAGTAG
- the serS gene encoding serine--tRNA ligase, producing MLDLKYLRDHLDEAERRLQLRGGELNLANFRELDQRRRILLQEAETLKAERNQVSALIGRTKDKSQVQGDIARMKEVSERIKGLDAELKTAEDALQALLLQIPNLPHEEVPVGTSENDNREVRRWGVPPSFAFTPKAHWDLGEALGIIDFERAGKITGARFSLMRGAGARLERALINLMLDLHTQEHKYVEVLPPFMVNRDSMTGTGQLPKFESDLFHTDDVDFFLVPTAEVPVTNIHRDEILAAAQLPLCYTAYTPCFRKEAGSHGRDVRGLIRQHQFNKVELVKFTRPEDSDSELQLLLGHAEKVLQLLELPYRVVDLCSGDLGFSAARTFDIEVWLPGQEAYREISSCSNFRDFQARRASIRFRREEGAKPEFVHTLNGSGLAVGRTLVAILENFQQEDGSVLIPQVLRPYMGGLERISKN from the coding sequence ATGCTCGATCTCAAATACCTGCGTGATCATCTCGACGAGGCGGAGCGGCGCTTGCAGCTGCGTGGCGGCGAACTCAACCTGGCGAATTTTCGCGAGCTCGACCAGCGCCGTCGCATTCTCTTGCAGGAAGCCGAAACCCTCAAGGCCGAGCGCAACCAGGTGTCGGCCCTCATCGGACGCACCAAGGACAAAAGCCAGGTGCAGGGCGACATCGCGCGCATGAAGGAGGTTTCCGAGCGCATCAAGGGCCTCGACGCCGAGCTCAAGACCGCCGAGGACGCCTTGCAGGCACTTCTCCTGCAGATTCCCAACCTGCCTCACGAGGAGGTGCCCGTCGGCACCAGCGAGAACGACAACCGCGAGGTGCGACGCTGGGGCGTGCCGCCGAGCTTTGCCTTCACCCCCAAGGCCCACTGGGATCTGGGCGAAGCGCTCGGCATCATCGATTTCGAGCGGGCCGGCAAGATCACCGGCGCGCGCTTTTCCCTCATGCGTGGCGCCGGTGCGCGCCTGGAGCGCGCACTGATCAACCTGATGCTCGACCTGCACACGCAAGAGCACAAATATGTTGAAGTATTGCCGCCCTTTATGGTAAACAGGGACTCCATGACGGGGACCGGACAGCTCCCCAAGTTCGAGAGCGATCTTTTTCATACCGACGATGTCGATTTCTTTCTGGTGCCGACGGCCGAAGTGCCGGTGACCAACATTCACCGCGATGAAATCCTGGCCGCCGCGCAACTGCCCCTGTGCTACACCGCCTACACCCCCTGCTTTCGCAAGGAAGCCGGATCTCACGGGCGCGACGTGCGCGGTCTGATCCGTCAGCATCAGTTCAACAAGGTCGAGCTGGTCAAGTTCACCCGTCCCGAGGACTCCGACTCCGAGTTGCAACTGCTTCTCGGGCATGCCGAGAAGGTGTTGCAGCTTCTGGAGTTGCCCTACCGGGTGGTGGATCTGTGCAGCGGCGATCTGGGTTTTTCCGCCGCCCGCACCTTCGATATCGAAGTCTGGCTGCCGGGCCAGGAGGCCTATCGCGAGATTTCCTCCTGCTCCAACTTCCGCGACTTCCAAGCGCGCCGCGCGAGCATCCGCTTCCGCCGCGAGGAGGGCGCCAAGCCCGAGTTCGTGCACACTCTCAACGGTTCGGGATTGGCGGTGGGACGTACCCTGGTGGCGATTCTGGAAAACTTCCAGCAGGAAGACGGTTCGGTGCTCATCCCCCAGGTCCTGCGGCCCTACATGGGCGGCCTGGAGCGCATCAGCAAGAATTGA